A stretch of the Bombyx mori chromosome 14, ASM3026992v2 genome encodes the following:
- the LOC101739348 gene encoding prostatic acid phosphatase, with protein sequence MDWIPCPYNTVLPKYDYNTAFMNCPRYSTFMGTILSGNRELSPFLSLFEKLSGLLGFNITKNPMSLMGLYNLIVAQRGVGHNSILSEILSHLPLIKEVCDKIISIVFGDTRYLPLQSGVLLDGFLTAASQVQAGQKVPKVYLHSAHDFNVYSMMAVTKVNTTGMPNYGASYSLELRRERSTQKYFVLPVFMNGPGEPEIYLTSEGCDGPLCEWEKFQSIISSHALDVTNWRNSCGWNEDIDVDNCADY encoded by the exons AACACAGCGTTCATGAACTGTCCACGTTACTCTACATTCATGGGCACAATCCTATCCGGCAACCGGGAGCTGTCTCCATTCCTGTCACTCTTCGAGAAGCTCTCGGGCTTACTAGGTTTCAACATCACCAAGAACCCCATGAGCCTTATGGGGCTTTACAACCTTATAGTGGCGCAG CGAGGCGTCGGACATAATTCAATACTGTCTGAAATACTTTCGCACCTCCCGCTGATCAAAGAAGTGTGTGATAAAATCATAAGTATAGTGTTTGGAGACACGAGATATTTACCATTGCAGTCAG GTGTCCTTCTCGATGGTTTCTTGACAGCGGCATCCCAGGTTCAGGCCGGTCAGAAGGTACCGAAAGTGTACCTGCATTCAGCTCACGACTTCAACGTGTACTCTATGATGGCCGTGACGAAGGTGAACACAACTGGCATGCCGAACTACGGAGCATCCTACTCGTTGGAACTGAGGAGGGAAAGGAGCACTCAAAAGTATTTCGTGTTG CCAGTCTTCATGAACGGACCAGGGGAGCCCGAGATCTATCTGACGAGTGAGGGCTGTGACGGACCGCTCTGTGAGTGGGAGAAGTTCCAGAGCATCATTTCATCGCACGCTCTCGACGTCACCAACTGGAGGAACAGCTGCGGCTGGAACGAGGACATCGACGTAGACAATTGTGCggactattaa